TCCACCTCAAACTCCTCAGATAAAAAATCTCTGGTTTCTTCAATAACTTCTTCCCAACTCATTTTTACGTCGTTAGCATACATGGCTACAAAATTAATTTATTTGCGCTGATAGTTTAAAAATATTCCTAAATTTTGAAATATAATACATCTCTGACACAATAATTTTTATAAAATATCATTGACGTCTTCCGGAATACTTGGGTAAAACAAAAATACACAAATTCCTCCGCCGGATACTGCCGTTTACGAAGTTCGAAACGCTGGAAGATGGCATTAATTCCGGAACTTTTTGAGTATCAGCGTAGAATTGGTACCTCCAAATCCGAAAGAATTAGACAGAAAGCAGTCGATAGTCTGTTCTTTCGTTTGAGAAATGATATTGATCCGGGCAGAATCTTCGTCCGGGTTTTCGAAATTGATATTGGGAGCTATAAAGGAATGTTGCATCATGAGCATCGAATACACGATCTCGCTCGCTCCCGCCATCCAGCATTCATGACCGGTCATGGATTTGGTAGAGCTTACCGGAACATCACCTCCAAAGACTTCGTAGATCGCACGCGCCTCGCTCCCATCCCCCACAGGCGTGGAAGTAGCATGCGCATTGATATAATCTACTTCGTTAACTGAGATACCGGCTTGCTTCAAAGCCATTTTCAATGACCTCGATTGTCCATCAATGCTCGGGTTGGAGATATGGTCACCATTGGAAGAAAAGCCATATCCGATCAGTTCAGCTAAAATAGGCGCTCCTCGCTGCACTGCCGATTCGTAGGATTCAAGGATCACAGTAGCCGCTCCGCCACTTGGGATCAGGCCGTCACGGTCGCGGTCAAATGGCCTGGATGCTTTGGCTGGCTCCGATTCACGAACTGAGAATGTCCCCAAACCGTCGAAACTCGCCATAGCGGCAGCATTGATTTCCTGTGCGCCGCCACAAATGATCCTTTCCTGCAGTCCCTGGCTGATCATCAGGTAGCCCATGCCAATGGAGTGAGACCCCGAAGCGCAAGCAGCACTCAGCGTGAAATTAATGCCTTTCAGTTTAAATATCGTCGAAAGGTTCATGTTGACGGTACTGTTCATATTCTGAAAGATAGCACCACTTCCGATGAGCGTCGTATCGTGTTTTTCTTTGGCTTTATCGACAGCCTCTATCACCGAAGCGGCCGTGCTGTCGTTACCATATATAATACCTGTTTCGCTTTTTTCAAGAAAATCAATGTCCAGGCCGGAGAGTTCCAATGCCTCCCTCGTAGCCATGTACGCGTAGATAGCAGGCTGGTGCATGCCCAGACGCTGCCTTCTCGATAAGTAATTTTTGAGGTCGGGCTCAGCAACCATACCCGTCAATGCCGAGCGGAAGCCGAAATCTTTCCTGACCTGGTCGAATATAATACCACTTTTACCGGCATACAGTGAGTCTCGCACCTCGTCCAGGTTCGTACCCAGGCAAGAGTAAATTCCAATACCGGTTATTACAACTCTGTGGCTCATCGATTATGAATAAATTCCTCCGTTAATATTGATCACCTCGCCGGTAATGTAGGCCGCTTTGTCCGAAACCAGAAAACTCACCAGATGAGCGACTTCTTCTGCTTTTCCAAACCTGCTCATCGGGATCATTTGTTTCAGTTCCTCCTCGTTGAGGTCCTTGGTCATGTCGCTGGTGATAAACCCCGGTGCCACTGCATTCACTGTGATCTTACGTTTCGCTACTTCCTGCGCCAATGCTTTGGTAGCCGCAATCATCGCACCTTTTGCGGCCGAGTAATTGGTCTGCCCTGCCACTCCCTTCATCCCCGATACCGACGCGATGTTGACGATCCGGCCCGTGCGCTTCCGCAGCATTTGCTGAATGGCGTTCTGGGTAACGTTAAAAAAACCTTTCGCGGACGTTCCCAGTACCTCGTCCCAATCTTTCTCGGGCATCCACATAAACAACCCGTCGCGTGTCACGCCGGCATTATTCACCAAAACACTGATGGTCTTATCTTCGTTCTGCTGTTTCCAGTTGTTCAATGCATCATCCACCTCTTGCTTTACCTGCACATCAAACTGCAAAAGTTCCCCCTGACCGCCGGAAGCCGTAATCGCAGCTAATGTTTCTTCCGCAGCAGCTTGATTTGAAGCGTAGTTGATCAATATATATAGTCCATGATCCTTGGCCAGCTGCACCGCAATTGCCCGGCCAATTCCTCGGGATGCGCCTGTTACCAATGCACAACTCATAATTTAAACGGGTTTTCTTTAATGTATTCAAAAACAGCGGCGATACTTTCAGCCTGTGGAATGTCTTCCGTAACAAAATGTGCGTGTTGACGAATCCGGTCGTAAATAGATTTGGCATTGGGCGAAAGTCGCTCCTTTTCCTCAGGATCCAGCAGGTCGATCGCCTGGCAAATCGCCATAATATGAATGGACATCACCTGAAATGAATTTTCCAGTACCTGCTTGGCGAGCACCGCACTGTTGGTCCCCATACTCACAATGTCCTGATTATCATTGTTATTGGGAATGCTATGCACATATACCGAGCTCGACAATGCCTGATTTTCAGCAGTTGTGGAAGTCGCCGTAAATTGCACACCCTGAAAACCGAAGTTCAAGCCCCAGGTCCCTGCATTCAGAAAAGGAGGGAATTTGCCGTTCAGTTTGCTATTCATCAGGAAGTTCAGCTGTCGCTCCATGAGCATGGAAAGCTTCGTCAGCACGATTTTTACCTTATCCATTTCCAGCGAAATGTAGTCACCGTGGAAATTGCCACCATGAAAAACGTTATCATCGTCAGGGCTTACGATCGGATTATCATTGGTAGAATTCAATTCGTTCTCAATGACTTCCTGGGCGTATTGGATCGTATCCAGTATTGGCCCCAAGATTTGCGGTACACATCTTACCGAATAGTACTCCTGTATTTTACGTTCAAATTCCTTGCGTTGCAGCGCGGTGTCATCCTTGAACAGCTCCTCGCGGCTGCGTATCATCTGGCTGCCTGCCACAAAATCGCGCATTTGCTGCGCTACCAGCTGCTGGCCTTTGTGGTGTTTTACCGCATTCAGTTGCTTTGAGAAAGAATCATCAAACGCCTCAATCACCTCATTCAACATAGAAGAAGCCGCGATCGCCCATTGCAAAAGGCGTTTCGCGTAGATCACATTGATCGCCGCCATACCCGTCATGCAGGAGGTGCCATTGATCAGGCCAAGACCGTCACGAAGCTCCATTTTGAGCGGCTCAATGGCTTTTTCAGCTAAAACATCTGCTGTTTTTGTTCTGACACCATCCTTATATACATACCCCTCCCCGATCAGGTTGAGGCCCAGATGTGACAACTGGACCAAGTCTCCGCTGGCTCCGACGCTGCCGTGTTCAAAAATTTCAGGAACGATACCTTTGTTCAAAAACGCAACCAATTGCTTGATTACCGCTGTACTTACCCCTGAATTGGCCTGTAAAAACGAGTTCAGACGGGCAACCATCACGCTACGGGCGTAAATTTCGTTCAGCGGCTTACCGATTCCGCTTGAATGGCTGCGGATCAGATTGTACTGAAGGTTACTTAGTTTGTCGGTCTCAATACGGTACTGGGCCATCGGTCCAAAACCAGTGTTGATTCCATATATAATTTTATCTTTGGAGAAATTCGTTAAAAAGGCAAAGGATTTCGAAACTTGATTGAGGGCGTTTTCGGGCAAGATAAATTCCTTCTTTTCAAAAGCATACTGCTCGATCTGAGCTAAGGAAATACTATTCATTTAGTGATAGCGTAATTAATATTGTGTAAAATAAATCTTTTTTTGCGGCTTTGACAAACCAGTTGTCTGACGCTCATAACCGCGGGGCAGTCCGGCGTGCGGTAATACATTCGGAAGTTGCCGGATCTGTACATTTCATTAATTTTGTCTGACACTCACGTTTTCCCTGTCAATGATCGGCGATTTACTTTTAAGGCTTAATAAATTTCTTTCCAGTCACAAAACCGCGTTTTTTCTTAGCCTTGCCATCATTGTCAGCGTACTTTTTGCGGGTATTTTGCGCCTAAAAGTAACCGAAAGTATTTTCGCCACCTTACCGGATGGTAAAAGCTTCGAAGAATTCAATCGTTTGGTGGAAAGTAAAAACATCATCAATCAGGTCGTTTTCTCCATTGAAATCCCCGCCGAAACTGCTACCGACGAAGCGAAAGAGCTGGCCGAAGCTTTTTCCGATTCGCTGAGCCGCTATACCAAAGGCTACATTCGGAATATCCGCGCTGAGCGACCTAATGTACAAGAAGATGTGTACGATTATGTCTATACCCATTTTCCCCTGCTCATTAATCCTGAATATTACGGCCATATCAATGCCCGGCTGGTACCCGACTCTATCCGTTCGGCTGTTACCGGGACTTATAACCAGCTCATTACGCCCGGCGGGTCATTCCTGAAACAGTTTATAATCAACGACCCGCTCGGTATCACAGGGAAGTATTTTCGGGAGCTCAATGTCAATAATAATTCCAATGGCATGGTGCTGGACGATGGCGTCATGTTCAGCGCAGACCGTAAAAAAGTCATTGTTTTCGCATCTACTAGCTACGATTCGGGCAATTCTGAAAAAAATGTAGAGCTCTACAACCTGACCGAAACATTCAGATCAAAATGGAACAAACAAAACCGGCATAATCATTTCACGTATTTCGGAACCTTCGAAATCTCTGCCAGAAATGCAATCCAGGTCAAGCGCGATTCCTATTTCACGTCTTTCCTGGCCCTGGGTGGGATATTACTGCTGCTAATCGCCTACTATCGCAAACTGCTCGTACCTGTTTACATTATCCTGCCAGGACTTTTCGGCGGAATTTTTGCTTTGGGGATCATCGGTTATATTCGCCCCGAAGTGTCAGGTATCTCGCTGGCGACCGGAGCGGTGATTTTCGGTATTCTGTTGGATTACGCCTTTCATTTTTTTACGCATCTCAGACATACCCATTCCCTTTCGCAGGCGATCAAAGAAGTGAGTGCGCCTTTACTAACGGGCAGTTTCACGACCGTGATGGCATTCAGCGCTTTGCATTTTGCCAATTCCGTGGTGTTGCAGGATTTTGGTCTATTCGCTTCCCTGAGCCTCCTGGGCGCTGCTATATTTACATTAATTGCCCTCCCACTCATTCTCGACGCCACTTCGTTTGATTACAAAAAGATCCCGGCAGAACAGCGATCTTTTAACATTCCGAAGATACCTGCCTCGGTAAGGTCTTATGTGCTGGTCGCGATCGGCGTGCTCACATTGGTTTTCCTCTACTTCGCGCGTTTTACTGAATTCGACAGCGGTTTTGAAAATCTCAGCATTCAGGATGACGATCTGAGCAACAGGGAGCAGGCACTTACCGGTATCAATCCACGCGCGGAAAAGCGGATTTATGTTTTCGCTACCAGCCCGGTGCGCGCCCATGCGGAAAAAGTCAATTTTGAGGTATATCAGAAATTGGTAGCACTCAAACAAAATAGCAAGATCAACAGCTTTGTGTCGTCAGGCGCTTTTTTGATCCCTCGTGATCTTCAAATCGAACGAAAGCTGCGATGGAATAGCTTCTGGAATGTACAGCGTAAGGATTCCACGTTTCGTATTCTGGACCAAACTGCCGCGAAAAGTGGCTTCAATGCTTATGCTTTTAATGACTTCAAAGATTGGGTTTCAGGGAGAAATCAGTCTTCTGTTTCCCTGGACACGCTTTTTAATGAACTGGGGATAGATAATCTGGTAGATGTAAAATCGTCTGGTACCACATTCATTACCACGCTGATCGTTCCTCAAAAACAACTTTCGGAAGTAAAAAAAGACCTGCGAACGATCCCCGGCGTAGACATATTTGACCGCGGCGAGCTGGCTGGCGAGCTGCTCACAATGGTCAAGGACGATTTCAACTACCTGTTATTAATCTCGGCCTCCATTGTATTCCTCACATTGCTAGTCGTTTACGGACGAATTGAGCTAACATTCCTTTCATTTTTACCTATGGTGATCAGCTGGATCTGGATACTTGGGATAGCGGCGATACTGGGTATTAAATTCAATTTTGTCAATGTCATTGTAACCACATTCATCTTCGGATTGGGCGACGATTTCAGCATTTTTGTGACGGACGGGCTGCTCAGCAAGTACAAAACCGGCAAGGATACATTACGTTCCTACCAATCGGCGATTGCATTGTCCGCTACCACTACTATTATAGGTACGGGCGTCCTTATTTTTGCCAAACACCCTGCCATTCATTCCATTGCCCTCATCAGTGTGCTCGGGATTGTTTGTATCCTTTTCATTTCATTCGTTTTCCAGCCCGTTTTCTTTGACTTTTTTGTCCAGAACAGAATTGCAAAAAAGAAGGCGCCGGTAACCATGCTGCCTTTCCTGATCAGCGTTTCAAGTTTTACATATTTTTTGTCAGGATGCCTTTTTCTGCATTCCAAACTGGTTACGATTCTTATTTTGCCCATTTCGAAGAAAAGGAAGCGGGAAATGATCAACCGGTCACTGTCTTTTTATGCCAAAACGGTCATCTACTCCGGCCCGCACGTGCGCAAAAATTTCTCGGGACTTGAAAATCTGAATATGGATAAACCGGTGATTTTCATTGCTAACCATACTTCGTTTCTGGACATTCTGCTGGCTATCATGCTGCATCCGAAAATTGTGCTGATGGTTAAAGGCTGGGTCTACAATTCCCCATTCTTCGGACCCATCATCCGCTATGCGGGCTATGTGTACACGGACGACGGCCCGGAAGAGAACATCAGAAAGTTAAAAGGACTCGTTGCGGACGGCTATTCGTTGCTAATTTTCCCGGAAGGCACCCGCTCGCAGGACGGTACAATCGGGCGATTTCACAAAGGAGCATTTCACTTGGCCGAGCAGCTTAACCTCGACATTCAGCCACTTTTACTCCACGGAGCTTCGGACGTGTTGCCGAAAAACGACTTTTTGATCAGTTCCGGCGCACTCAATGTGCGTGTCATGCCACGTCTGGCGCACGACGATCCGCAATGGGGAACAACGCTTCGTGACCGTACGAAAAATATTGCTGCGCATTTTAAAACAGAATTTGCCGCCTACAAATACGAAATGGAGGACGTAGCCTACCTGAAACATAAGGTCTTTACCAATTATGTTTTCAAAGGGCCTGTGTTGGAATGGTATTTTAAAATCAAATGGAACCTGGAAAGCAAAAACTACTCCTTTTACAACCATTTAATAGCTCACAGGAAAAACATTCTGGATATCGGTTGCGGATATGGATATTTGTCTTTTTATCTGCATTATAAAAATGAGGAAAGGGTCATTACCGGAATTGATTATGACGAGGAAAAGATCCAGATCGCGCAGAATAGTTATAACAAGACAGAACAGTTACACTTTGTATATCAAGACATTATGACCGCTGATTGTGGTGAACAGGACGTCATATTTTTAAACGACATCCTTCATTATTTATCGGAAGAAAAACAACTTACCTTGCTTGACCGCTGTGCGACGGCGCTCAATCCTGGCGGGATATTATTCATCAGGGACGGCATAACCGACAACGAGGAAAAACATAAAAAGACCAAGACCACCGAAGCATTGTCGACAGGCTTGTTTTCATTCAACAGAAAATCGGATGATTTCCACTTTTTCTCTTCCAATGACATTCGCAGTTTCGCCGAAAAGCACCATTTGAGCTTTGAGATGCTTGAACATTCCAATAATACGTCCAATGTGCTGTTTGTTTTGAGAAACGACTAACATTAAGCTTGATTCTGACAACCAATTTTTAACAATTTCATCACCATTAAATGCAGTCTTCCGAGGGTCAAAAGGAGTACGATTTTGTGATTGTAGGAAGCGGGCTGGGCGGCCTGGCTTGTGCAAATATCCTGGCATCGGAAGGTTTCAGTGTGGTTGTTTTGGAAAAAAACCACCAGATCGGCGGGCATCTTCAGGTTTACAGCCGGGGTAAAAGCATTTATGATACCGGCGTTCATTATGTAGGCAGTTTGGATGAGGGTGAAAATCTTTATCAGTTCTTCAAATATTTCGGCATTCTCGATCATCTCAAAGTGAAAAGAATGGATGATGACAAATTTGACGTCATCCGTTTCGACGACGGTTCAGAATATCATTATGCGCAGGGATTCGACCGTTTCAAGGAGACATTGATCGGCTACTTTCCGGACGAAAAAACGGCCATCGAAACTTATTGTGACAAAATCATTGAAATCTGCAATAAATTCCCACTCTATAACCTGCGCATTTCTGGCGAAAACTACCAGATGGATGGCGACGTGCTCGGCATGAATACCTACGACTACATTGCATCATTAACCGACAATGTAAGGCTGCAAAATGTACTCGCGGGCTCCAATCTGCTGTATGCCGGGGTTCAGGACAAAACGCCTTTTTATGTGCATGCGCTGATCATGAAAAGCTACCTGTCGGGGTCTTACAAATTTGTCGATGGTGGCTCACAGATCGCCATTCAAATGAGCAGGGCTATCCGCAAGAATGGAGGGGAGATTTACAAACATAAAAAAGTAGTTTCGGCGAATTACAATGAAGCGGGCGAGATCACCGGAGTAGTACTGGAAAACGGCGAGATTATTAAGGGAAAACAATTCATTTCCAATGTTCACCCCGCCGTGACTATCGATATTTTTGGTGCTGATCGTTTTTTGAATGTATACAAAAACCGTGTCCAGGGCCTTGAAAATAGTATATCCACATTTCTGGTCCATATTTCCTTCCACGAAAATAGTTTTGAATATCTTAATTATAACATTTACCAGCATCATATAGACAGCGTCTGGGGTGGCATTGACTATGATGAGGAAACATGGCCGCAAACCTATTTCATTTGCACGCCGTGTATATCTAAAACAGGCAAGTATGCGGATTCAATGTCGATCATGACTTACATGAAATCCTGCGAAACTGATAAATGGGCCGACAGTTTCAGTACAGTCGCCGAGCCAGGCAGACGCGACGAAGAATATGCTGAATTCAAAAAATTAAAAGAAGGAAAAGTGATAGATAAGCTTGAAGAGGTTTTTCCAGGCATTACCGGCAAAATAAAGGCTGTTCATAGCGCTACTCCGCTCACATTCAGGGATTACATTGGCAATCGGGACGGCTCATTGTACGGCATATTGAAGAATTCCAATTCACCCGCCAGGACTCAGATTAATACTAAAACGAGAATACCCAACCTCCACCTGACAGGTCAAAACATTTCAATGCACGGGATTTTAGGAGTCACAGTCAGTGCTTTTGTAACTTGCTTTTCCTTTGTTGATAAAGATAAACTCATTCAAAAAGTAAAAAATGCCTAACATGCGAACTGTCGATGTTGTAGTGATTGGCGCCGGACCAGCCGGTACCGTTGCCGCTTCTTATTTGAAAAAACAAGGGTATGATGTGACCATTCTGGAAAAAGAGAAATTTCCGCGCTTCCAGATCGGTGAGAGTTTGCTTCCGTGCTGCATGGAGCACCTGGATGAGTCAGGCCTGCTGGAAGCTGTCAAAACCAAAAACTTTCAGAAAAAAACAGGCGCAGCATTTATGCGCGGCGAAAAAAGATGCGAGTTCTTCTTTTCCGAGCAATTTACAAAGGGCTGGACCTGGACGTGGCAGGTAAAACGTGCCGACTTTGACAGCACGCTGGCAGAGGCGACACGGGCGAAAGGCGTGGATGTGAATTTTGAATGTGAAGTCTTGAAAGTAACCTGCACGCCGGACATTCAGATGCTGGAATACAAAGATGTCGACGGGAACATTCATCAGATATCCTGCAAATTCGTCATTGATTCCAGCGGGTACGGCCGGGTGCTGCCACGGTTATTTGACCTGAGCAAGCCGTCGGCATTCTCGCCAAGAGGCGCGATATTCTCCCATTTAGAAGATAAAAACCGCACTGAGAAAGCCAGCAACAACATTTTCGTCCATTCTTTTGACGATAACCGTTCGTGGATCTGGGCCATTCCATTCTCCGACGGTTCCACGTCTGTTGGCATTGTGGGAGACAAGGAAAAGATCCTGGAACTGGCCGAAAACGACGGCGAAAGATATAAAGCTTTCATCCGCGAGTTTGAAGACCTCAAAGGAAGATTTAAGGATTCTGCATTGAAATTTGAACCCCGTCACATTCTGGGTTACTCCATTGGCGTCAAAAAAATGTATGGAGATGGATTCGTTCTTTCGGGAAACAGTACTGAATTTCTTGACCCGATCTTCTCTTCGGGCGTTACATTCGCCACAGCTTCCGGTTTGTTATCCGCCAAAATGACCCACAGACATTTACGGGGAGAAGCGGTAGACTGGAAAACGGAATACGAAGATGTGATACAGAAAGGAATCGACGTTTTCAGAAGCTATGTTTCTGGCTGGTACAGTGGTGATTTTCAAACCATTGTATTTGCGAAAGAAATTGATAACGACTTCAAAAATCAGATTTGTTCGGTACTTGCCGGTTACGTTTGGGACCAGTCAAACCCATTTGTAAAAAAGCATGACACCATACTTCCTACGCTTGCGAAAGTGATCAAAATGAAGGAAAAGAATCTGGAAGGCAAACAATAGCCCGCATTACCGGCGGAGCAGGATAAAACCGTGCTGCTCCGCTTTATAATGATTGTAGATGAGCACGTTTTCAGTTTTGCGAAAATCGCGTTGATCATACACGCATTGTTCTGGCACCTTTTTACCTGAAAACAACTGTACCGCAAACCACACCGCGAAGGCCGATGCTGTTGGATAATCGCCCACGAGGTTCTTATAAGCGAATGTATTGCAAGTTGGAAAGCATTCCTTTTGCAGATTGGTATACCAGTGGTCCGTCCGGTTATCACCGCTTATTCCTAAGATCAGGGTATCAATTTCGGACACATTAAGTCCGTTACGGTTCAGGAAATAGCGAATTCTATCTTCCAGACCACTTTCCTGCAAATAACTCGTCTGGTACACATCCGTAATCTGTGCCTTTGCATTTGGCCTATTTGCAGGTTCCAGTATGAACATTGTCGAACCTTCCCCATTCACCGAACCGGGCGAATCCATTTGAAACAATGTCTCCGAGGATATTTCGCCGGTTTTAAAGGCTCCACCCAGAAAATCGATATTGTGATTATAATCCGAGATTTCCTCCACACTTCCTACCAGCAATGTATTGGCCTTTTTTTCTTCAAAAAGCAGGATTGCATCCAGCAACGCACTTTCGAAAGCGAGACCTTTGTGAACATGGGTAGTATTGTAGCCCGTCGTTTTGCTCATTAATGCAAGGTTGCCGGCAACTGCATTGGGCGTACTCTGCACGAAATTGGTAGGTGTTAATGTGCCTTCATTATAGTCTACGATCTGGTTTAGGAATTTGAGACAATCTTCGAGGCCACCATTGGCAGTCCCCAGAATGATCCCGTCTACTTCGGATTTTCTAATCAAAGGCAGACCCGCTCCCACACCCATACGTACAGCCTTACCCATGCGCCGTAGCAGACCAGCGGGAATAAGTTGCCCGTAATCAGGCTCGATAGCGACATACCTGTCACCCAG
The genomic region above belongs to Dyadobacter pollutisoli and contains:
- a CDS encoding beta-ketoacyl-[acyl-carrier-protein] synthase family protein; the protein is MSHRVVITGIGIYSCLGTNLDEVRDSLYAGKSGIIFDQVRKDFGFRSALTGMVAEPDLKNYLSRRQRLGMHQPAIYAYMATREALELSGLDIDFLEKSETGIIYGNDSTAASVIEAVDKAKEKHDTTLIGSGAIFQNMNSTVNMNLSTIFKLKGINFTLSAACASGSHSIGMGYLMISQGLQERIICGGAQEINAAAMASFDGLGTFSVRESEPAKASRPFDRDRDGLIPSGGAATVILESYESAVQRGAPILAELIGYGFSSNGDHISNPSIDGQSRSLKMALKQAGISVNEVDYINAHATSTPVGDGSEARAIYEVFGGDVPVSSTKSMTGHECWMAGASEIVYSMLMMQHSFIAPNINFENPDEDSARINIISQTKEQTIDCFLSNSFGFGGTNSTLILKKFRN
- the fabG gene encoding 3-oxoacyl-ACP reductase FabG; translated protein: MSCALVTGASRGIGRAIAVQLAKDHGLYILINYASNQAAAEETLAAITASGGQGELLQFDVQVKQEVDDALNNWKQQNEDKTISVLVNNAGVTRDGLFMWMPEKDWDEVLGTSAKGFFNVTQNAIQQMLRKRTGRIVNIASVSGMKGVAGQTNYSAAKGAMIAATKALAQEVAKRKITVNAVAPGFITSDMTKDLNEEELKQMIPMSRFGKAEEVAHLVSFLVSDKAAYITGEVININGGIYS
- a CDS encoding HAL/PAL/TAL family ammonia-lyase — protein: MNSISLAQIEQYAFEKKEFILPENALNQVSKSFAFLTNFSKDKIIYGINTGFGPMAQYRIETDKLSNLQYNLIRSHSSGIGKPLNEIYARSVMVARLNSFLQANSGVSTAVIKQLVAFLNKGIVPEIFEHGSVGASGDLVQLSHLGLNLIGEGYVYKDGVRTKTADVLAEKAIEPLKMELRDGLGLINGTSCMTGMAAINVIYAKRLLQWAIAASSMLNEVIEAFDDSFSKQLNAVKHHKGQQLVAQQMRDFVAGSQMIRSREELFKDDTALQRKEFERKIQEYYSVRCVPQILGPILDTIQYAQEVIENELNSTNDNPIVSPDDDNVFHGGNFHGDYISLEMDKVKIVLTKLSMLMERQLNFLMNSKLNGKFPPFLNAGTWGLNFGFQGVQFTATSTTAENQALSSSVYVHSIPNNNDNQDIVSMGTNSAVLAKQVLENSFQVMSIHIMAICQAIDLLDPEEKERLSPNAKSIYDRIRQHAHFVTEDIPQAESIAAVFEYIKENPFKL
- a CDS encoding trifunctional MMPL family transporter/lysophospholipid acyltransferase/class I SAM-dependent methyltransferase yields the protein MIGDLLLRLNKFLSSHKTAFFLSLAIIVSVLFAGILRLKVTESIFATLPDGKSFEEFNRLVESKNIINQVVFSIEIPAETATDEAKELAEAFSDSLSRYTKGYIRNIRAERPNVQEDVYDYVYTHFPLLINPEYYGHINARLVPDSIRSAVTGTYNQLITPGGSFLKQFIINDPLGITGKYFRELNVNNNSNGMVLDDGVMFSADRKKVIVFASTSYDSGNSEKNVELYNLTETFRSKWNKQNRHNHFTYFGTFEISARNAIQVKRDSYFTSFLALGGILLLLIAYYRKLLVPVYIILPGLFGGIFALGIIGYIRPEVSGISLATGAVIFGILLDYAFHFFTHLRHTHSLSQAIKEVSAPLLTGSFTTVMAFSALHFANSVVLQDFGLFASLSLLGAAIFTLIALPLILDATSFDYKKIPAEQRSFNIPKIPASVRSYVLVAIGVLTLVFLYFARFTEFDSGFENLSIQDDDLSNREQALTGINPRAEKRIYVFATSPVRAHAEKVNFEVYQKLVALKQNSKINSFVSSGAFLIPRDLQIERKLRWNSFWNVQRKDSTFRILDQTAAKSGFNAYAFNDFKDWVSGRNQSSVSLDTLFNELGIDNLVDVKSSGTTFITTLIVPQKQLSEVKKDLRTIPGVDIFDRGELAGELLTMVKDDFNYLLLISASIVFLTLLVVYGRIELTFLSFLPMVISWIWILGIAAILGIKFNFVNVIVTTFIFGLGDDFSIFVTDGLLSKYKTGKDTLRSYQSAIALSATTTIIGTGVLIFAKHPAIHSIALISVLGIVCILFISFVFQPVFFDFFVQNRIAKKKAPVTMLPFLISVSSFTYFLSGCLFLHSKLVTILILPISKKRKREMINRSLSFYAKTVIYSGPHVRKNFSGLENLNMDKPVIFIANHTSFLDILLAIMLHPKIVLMVKGWVYNSPFFGPIIRYAGYVYTDDGPEENIRKLKGLVADGYSLLIFPEGTRSQDGTIGRFHKGAFHLAEQLNLDIQPLLLHGASDVLPKNDFLISSGALNVRVMPRLAHDDPQWGTTLRDRTKNIAAHFKTEFAAYKYEMEDVAYLKHKVFTNYVFKGPVLEWYFKIKWNLESKNYSFYNHLIAHRKNILDIGCGYGYLSFYLHYKNEERVITGIDYDEEKIQIAQNSYNKTEQLHFVYQDIMTADCGEQDVIFLNDILHYLSEEKQLTLLDRCATALNPGGILFIRDGITDNEEKHKKTKTTEALSTGLFSFNRKSDDFHFFSSNDIRSFAEKHHLSFEMLEHSNNTSNVLFVLRND
- a CDS encoding phytoene desaturase family protein gives rise to the protein MQSSEGQKEYDFVIVGSGLGGLACANILASEGFSVVVLEKNHQIGGHLQVYSRGKSIYDTGVHYVGSLDEGENLYQFFKYFGILDHLKVKRMDDDKFDVIRFDDGSEYHYAQGFDRFKETLIGYFPDEKTAIETYCDKIIEICNKFPLYNLRISGENYQMDGDVLGMNTYDYIASLTDNVRLQNVLAGSNLLYAGVQDKTPFYVHALIMKSYLSGSYKFVDGGSQIAIQMSRAIRKNGGEIYKHKKVVSANYNEAGEITGVVLENGEIIKGKQFISNVHPAVTIDIFGADRFLNVYKNRVQGLENSISTFLVHISFHENSFEYLNYNIYQHHIDSVWGGIDYDEETWPQTYFICTPCISKTGKYADSMSIMTYMKSCETDKWADSFSTVAEPGRRDEEYAEFKKLKEGKVIDKLEEVFPGITGKIKAVHSATPLTFRDYIGNRDGSLYGILKNSNSPARTQINTKTRIPNLHLTGQNISMHGILGVTVSAFVTCFSFVDKDKLIQKVKNA
- a CDS encoding NAD(P)/FAD-dependent oxidoreductase; this translates as MRTVDVVVIGAGPAGTVAASYLKKQGYDVTILEKEKFPRFQIGESLLPCCMEHLDESGLLEAVKTKNFQKKTGAAFMRGEKRCEFFFSEQFTKGWTWTWQVKRADFDSTLAEATRAKGVDVNFECEVLKVTCTPDIQMLEYKDVDGNIHQISCKFVIDSSGYGRVLPRLFDLSKPSAFSPRGAIFSHLEDKNRTEKASNNIFVHSFDDNRSWIWAIPFSDGSTSVGIVGDKEKILELAENDGERYKAFIREFEDLKGRFKDSALKFEPRHILGYSIGVKKMYGDGFVLSGNSTEFLDPIFSSGVTFATASGLLSAKMTHRHLRGEAVDWKTEYEDVIQKGIDVFRSYVSGWYSGDFQTIVFAKEIDNDFKNQICSVLAGYVWDQSNPFVKKHDTILPTLAKVIKMKEKNLEGKQ
- a CDS encoding beta-ketoacyl synthase chain length factor; translated protein: MYITDSACISPQRTFDSAFFEGNVKVHLGDRYVAIEPDYGQLIPAGLLRRMGKAVRMGVGAGLPLIRKSEVDGIILGTANGGLEDCLKFLNQIVDYNEGTLTPTNFVQSTPNAVAGNLALMSKTTGYNTTHVHKGLAFESALLDAILLFEEKKANTLLVGSVEEISDYNHNIDFLGGAFKTGEISSETLFQMDSPGSVNGEGSTMFILEPANRPNAKAQITDVYQTSYLQESGLEDRIRYFLNRNGLNVSEIDTLILGISGDNRTDHWYTNLQKECFPTCNTFAYKNLVGDYPTASAFAVWFAVQLFSGKKVPEQCVYDQRDFRKTENVLIYNHYKAEQHGFILLRR